The window TTTCCGATCGATCACCTGCACCTCAATCCCTCGTGAAATCGCATCTCGAATGATGATCTGGGTCGAAATCTCCAAGTCTTCCCAACCAGGAAGTAGTGGTTTCGGTTCTGTCATTTTAAACCTCACTACAAAGTTTGAGAGGTTTGATTTGGATGGGCTTTTGATTTTTTTTCAAATGGCTACCTTCTAATGTTTCCATTTTTTTTTGTTCATAGATGGATTGTTCACTCAAATCTTCATAGTATTTGATTCGATTGGGAGATAAGACCTTTTGCAAAAGTTCTTCTTTATGGGAACGGGCAAGGGCCAATCCAAATTCTCGATAACTCGATTTGTTGATTTTTAGATCCAATTCAGACATTGTGGCACCAAGTAAACTTGGATCGTCCCATTTTTCCCATTGAGATTCCAATGCACGGCTAAAAGGTCCATTTGCATCATTCTCATCTAATAAATCCGCAATGGGTTGCAAATCGACAAACAACTGGTAAACCATATCTCGTAGTAAAATTTCTTTCTCAAATAAATACACTTTGGTTTCAGGTTTTCGACCAAACCAAGTTGTTTGTTCTTGGTTCTTTCTCCAATTGGCCATTTCCACCAAATCTGCTTTAGGTGACTCATTTAACATACAATACAAGAGAACCATATGGATAAAGTATAGGCGAGATTCTTCCACACCAATTGCCGAAAACGGATCTAAATCGAGAAGTCTAATTTCTAAATATTCAACACCTCGCTCCACAAGAGCATCCACGACCCGTTCTTCCCCTTTGGGAACCTGTTTTGGTCTCACGAGGGAATAGTATTCATTTTCCAATTGTAAGATATAATCATTCAATTGATTCGTTGGTTTTGTATTAAATTGTTTATACGGTGGGTAGGTTTTAGATACTACATGGCACATCCCTGCAGCATACTCATGTAAAGAATTGACAGAAATTGGATATTTTCCTTGTACCTTACTTGTATAACCGATACTTGATAAACGTAAGGTAGTTGCAAACGGTGCATTTAATGTTTTTGCATCTAATTTTTGTAAATTTTTATTCGATTTTTCTGAATCAACAAATGTGACATCCGTTAGACTTGATGTTCCAAAAAGATACAAGAGTGCTGGTGAGATTCGGTAAAAATTACGGATGGTATCAAAATAGATTTGAGATTTTGTATCTTTGGAAAGAGGTTTTTGAAATCTTCTTTCTGAAACTACTGACAACATACAAGAATCAAAGGACACATTATAATGAACCCCTGAAATCGTTTGCATTTTTTTTCCATATCGATGGCCAAGTCCATTGCGATAGATTGTTTTTTTCCTTCCTTCTGCAGAAGTACCGTATTGTCCAACTTCAATTTTATTTTCTGTTGGTAAAGCTGGTGGCATACTGAATGGCCACAAGTATTCATCTTCTAAACTTCTGGCAGTGAAAGCATGTAGTTCAGTCAGCTCGGCAAGTGCATCAGGGATCGTCTTATGGATGTTTGTTGCATATTCAATTTGAGCTTCAGCAAAATCTGTTTTGATGAGTGGGTGTGTCAAACTAGATCCAAGAAATTTTGGATGTGGTTCTTGCGATAAAAATACCTTCTCATTCACACGTACACTTTCTCTCTCCAATCCATGTTTGGCGCTGAGGAGACAGTCTTTATATTCATTTGCAAATAAGGCGACTGTTGAATTTTTTTGTTTCGGTTTTAATAATTTTCCTTTCATCGACTAAAAACCTAAAGGAACTCCTTCCCCTTTCGGATCCGACACTCCTATCAGTTTGTCTCCTTCTTTTGACACTACGAATACTTTTGCTCGGTGCCTACCATATTGGACTTGGTAAAATGGTAATTCCGATTCAGGAAAATATCCTTTTAGTTCTGGATCTAAAAATAATGTATCAGGGTTGTATTGGTGGTGGATCCTAGGAAAGGAAACACTTTCATATAGACTTCGTTTTTGGATCAAATAATGATACAAGGTATTGAAAATACTAGTAGGGATTTGGGATCCACCTGGAGCTCCTATGACAAGTTTGGTGTTCCCATTCGGATCCAAAAGAATGGAAGGACTCATGCTGGAAAGAGGGGTTTTTCCTGGTGCAATGGCATTGGCCTTGGAACCGACAAGTCCGTATAAATTGGGAATCCCGGGTGCGATGGAAAAATCGTCCATGGTATTATTCAAAACAAGTCCAGTGCCAGGAACCATTTGCCCTGCTCCAAAAATCCCGTTGATGGATTGTGTGGAAGAAACTGCGTTTCCTTCCTTGTCTAAAACAGAAATATGAGTCGTGTTATAGGAATCTTTTGGTTCAACAGGTTTTTGGATTTCTTGCCAACTGCCAGAGACCACTTTTTTTTCGATTTGGTTTACTTCTTCTTGGATGTATGCCTGTGAGTTCAGTTTGGTAACTGGGATCTCTGTAAATTTGGGATCTCCTCCAAGGACTGCTCGGTCTCGAAAAGCCACCCGCATCGCTTCTGTGATTTGAATGGATTCTCCTACGATCCCTTTGGGAAACGATTTCCGTTTCATCATTTCTGCATACAAATGCATCATGGTCACCAAATGGACTCCAGAACTCGGCGGAGGCATTGTGAGAATTTGATGACCCCATACCGAACTTACCAACGGGTCCAATTGTTTTACTTGGTATTCTTTCCAATCCGCTTCACTGATAAAACCATCATATCCTTCGTAATATTGGGAAACAAGTTTGACTGTCTCCCCATCAATCCATTCCTTCTCTTCCTGGTCTAAAATTCGAGTGAAGGTTTGGAATAAATCCTCTTGGACAAGAAGTTCCCCTTCACGGATGGGACGGTTATCGATCCCAAACACTTTTTGCATCTCTGGATTCATATTAGGCCAAACTTTGGTTACGGCATTCGCTAAATCTGCGTAAACGGAAAACCCATTTTTCGCATAACGCATTGCAGGCGCTAATACCTCTTCCAATGGAAGTTTTCCATGTTGTTTTTGAATTTTTAGAATCCCTTGGACATTCCCTGGAACCGCTACGCTATATGGTCCTTTCAGAATTTTTTCAGAGTTTGCACTTCCATCCGGTTTTAAATAAAAGGA of the Leptospira biflexa serovar Patoc strain 'Patoc 1 (Paris)' genome contains:
- the gshA gene encoding glutamate--cysteine ligase; the protein is MKGKLLKPKQKNSTVALFANEYKDCLLSAKHGLERESVRVNEKVFLSQEPHPKFLGSSLTHPLIKTDFAEAQIEYATNIHKTIPDALAELTELHAFTARSLEDEYLWPFSMPPALPTENKIEVGQYGTSAEGRKKTIYRNGLGHRYGKKMQTISGVHYNVSFDSCMLSVVSERRFQKPLSKDTKSQIYFDTIRNFYRISPALLYLFGTSSLTDVTFVDSEKSNKNLQKLDAKTLNAPFATTLRLSSIGYTSKVQGKYPISVNSLHEYAAGMCHVVSKTYPPYKQFNTKPTNQLNDYILQLENEYYSLVRPKQVPKGEERVVDALVERGVEYLEIRLLDLDPFSAIGVEESRLYFIHMVLLYCMLNESPKADLVEMANWRKNQEQTTWFGRKPETKVYLFEKEILLRDMVYQLFVDLQPIADLLDENDANGPFSRALESQWEKWDDPSLLGATMSELDLKINKSSYREFGLALARSHKEELLQKVLSPNRIKYYEDLSEQSIYEQKKMETLEGSHLKKNQKPIQIKPLKLCSEV
- the ggt gene encoding gamma-glutamyltransferase, producing MIGTKRRAFLFCFFFLLPLLVGSCETIHTLFDPKERSFVSEPIFPQVQGSVEKRDRYELVGREFMIATDHPLASQAGVEVWKKGGNVVDVFSAASFAISVLRPHSTGLFGGGFAVLYFPKKGKWAYDFRERSPKKGTASFYLKPDGSANSEKILKGPYSVAVPGNVQGILKIQKQHGKLPLEEVLAPAMRYAKNGFSVYADLANAVTKVWPNMNPEMQKVFGIDNRPIREGELLVQEDLFQTFTRILDQEEKEWIDGETVKLVSQYYEGYDGFISEADWKEYQVKQLDPLVSSVWGHQILTMPPPSSGVHLVTMMHLYAEMMKRKSFPKGIVGESIQITEAMRVAFRDRAVLGGDPKFTEIPVTKLNSQAYIQEEVNQIEKKVVSGSWQEIQKPVEPKDSYNTTHISVLDKEGNAVSSTQSINGIFGAGQMVPGTGLVLNNTMDDFSIAPGIPNLYGLVGSKANAIAPGKTPLSSMSPSILLDPNGNTKLVIGAPGGSQIPTSIFNTLYHYLIQKRSLYESVSFPRIHHQYNPDTLFLDPELKGYFPESELPFYQVQYGRHRAKVFVVSKEGDKLIGVSDPKGEGVPLGF